In Paroedura picta isolate Pp20150507F chromosome 1, Ppicta_v3.0, whole genome shotgun sequence, the following are encoded in one genomic region:
- the LOC143841344 gene encoding trace amine-associated receptor 5-like: MSSVVEGATLSPLCFEINGSCYRTLHSFGIQLAIYLVCAMGMFLTVLGNLLVVISVSHFKTLHTPTNFLLLSLALADLLLGLTVLPFSTIRSVEGCWYFGEDFCWFHTFLDTLFCLTSIFHLCFISIDRHCAICDPLLYPTKFTTRVACIYIVIGWGVPVVYTSVFLYTKAIEEGLAQFLQDVPCTGNCQLLFNKLWGWINFPVFFFPCLIMIGLYVKIFIVATRQARQINNMNKILGSESHLGATKKERKAAKTLGMAVGIYLLCWLPFTVDTMVDSLVNFITPPVVFDVLIWFAYFNSACNPLIYVFSYRWFRKAIKLVLTRQVFYARTSTIDLFQE; this comes from the coding sequence ATGAGCTCTGTTGTGGAAGGTGCAACTCTAAGCCCACTGTGCTTTGAGATAAATGGCTCTTGCTACAGAACTCTGCACTCCTTTGGAATCCAGTTGGCAATCTACCTAGTCTGTGCCATGGGGATGTTCCTCACAGTGCTAGGGAACCTGCTGGTGGTGATTTCTGTCTCCCACTTCAAAACACTCCACACCCCCACTAATTTCTTACTACTTTCACTTGCCCTGGCAGATCTCCTCCTAGGCTTGACAGTGCTGCCTTTCAGCACTATCCGTTCAGTGGAAGGCTGCTGGTATTTTGGGGAAGACTTCTGCTGGTTCCATACCTTTCTGGACACACTCTTTTGCTTGACCTCAATATTCCATCTCTGCTTTATATCCATTGATCGCCATTGTGCCATTTGTGATCCTCTGCTGTACCCTACCAAGTTCACCACCCGGGTTGCTTGCATTTATATAGTAATAGGATGGGGCGTGCCTGTGGTTTATACTTCCGTATTTCTGTATACCAAAGCAATTGAGGAAGGATTAGCACAGTTCTTACAGGATGTGCCTTGCACTGGTAACTGCCAGCTGCTCTTCAATAAACTCTGGGGATGGATTAACTTTCCAGTTTTTTTCTTCCCATGCCTCATAATGATAGGGCTGTATGTTAAGATATTTATTGTGGCAACCAGACAAGCTAGGCAGATAAATAACATGAATAAGATACTTGGGTCTGAGTCCCACTTAGGAgcaacaaaaaaggaaaggaaggctgctAAAACACTTGGAATGGCTGTAGGAATCTATCTCCTGTGCTGGTTGCCTTTTACAGTAGACACCATGGTGGACAGCCTGGTAAATTTTATTACTCCTCCTGTTGTGTTTGATGTTCTTATTTGGTTTGCTTATTTTAATTCGGCCTGCAACCCCTTGATTTATGTGTTTTCCTACCGATGGTTCAGGAAAGCTATAAAGCTAGTCTTAACACGTCAGGTCTTTTATGCAAGAACATCTACCATTGACTTGTTCCAGGAATGA